Proteins encoded within one genomic window of Merismopedia glauca CCAP 1448/3:
- a CDS encoding carbohydrate kinase family protein has product MSDHRVLCLGELLFDRLADNSAASIDEVNSWTSYPGGAPANVACGLVKLGTPATFIGCVGKDASGEALVKELQSVGVDVTGIQYHPTAPTREVYVLRSPTGDREFAGFGNLPPDCFADAFLQADRLIESLFLEAEYLVLGTLELAYPETRKAVNKALDLAHKYNLKILLDVNWRSMFWLDPLEATPLIRQVIKQVDFLKLSTEEAEWLFDTIDPGAIAYRLNSVEGVLVTAGENGCYYCISESEGHIPAFGVNVVDTTGAGDAFVAGFLHQLCQCGMKQLQKPETIKNLVVYASAVGALTTTKPGAIAAQPTVAEIDVFLLEQSQK; this is encoded by the coding sequence ATGTCGGATCATCGCGTGCTTTGTTTGGGTGAGCTTCTCTTCGATCGCCTAGCTGACAATTCGGCTGCTAGTATAGATGAAGTTAACTCTTGGACATCATACCCTGGTGGCGCTCCTGCTAATGTAGCTTGCGGTTTAGTTAAGTTGGGAACTCCTGCTACTTTCATCGGATGTGTCGGTAAAGATGCTAGTGGAGAAGCTTTAGTTAAGGAGTTACAGTCTGTTGGGGTAGATGTTACAGGAATTCAATATCATCCTACCGCACCAACGAGAGAAGTGTACGTGTTGCGATCGCCAACAGGCGATCGGGAATTTGCGGGTTTTGGGAATCTACCACCTGACTGTTTTGCTGATGCTTTTTTACAAGCAGATAGATTGATAGAATCATTATTTTTAGAAGCGGAATATCTGGTTTTAGGAACTTTAGAACTGGCTTATCCTGAAACTAGAAAAGCTGTTAATAAGGCTTTAGATTTAGCACATAAATACAATCTAAAAATCCTGTTAGATGTTAATTGGCGCTCAATGTTTTGGTTAGATCCTCTAGAAGCGACACCTTTAATTCGCCAAGTAATTAAGCAAGTAGACTTTCTCAAACTATCAACAGAAGAAGCTGAATGGCTGTTTGATACTATCGATCCTGGCGCTATAGCTTATCGACTTAATTCTGTAGAAGGGGTGTTGGTAACGGCTGGAGAAAATGGCTGTTACTATTGTATTTCTGAAAGTGAAGGACACATTCCAGCTTTTGGGGTTAATGTAGTTGATACAACTGGTGCTGGAGATGCTTTTGTCGCTGGTTTTTTACATCAACTTTGTCAATGTGGAATGAAACAGTTACAAAAGCCAGAAACTATCAAAAATTTAGTGGTTTATGCTAGTGCTGTCGGTGCTTTAACTACTACTAAACCAGGTGCGATCGCGGCTCAACCAACAGTAGCAGAAATCGATGTTTTCTTACTAGAGCAAAGCCAAAAATGA
- a CDS encoding class I SAM-dependent methyltransferase yields the protein MDNNHNQELYQVISDRITNSPQNRITFAEYMDLVLYHPQQGYYARKSTQIGAQGDFFTSPHLAQDFGQLLAKQFFQMWEILGKPNSFQLVEMGAGQGIIAADILTYWQQEEPEFWQVLEYIIIEKSPQMQVQQQKLLQPFCQKTQWLDWQDILDNQITGCCFSNELVDAFPVHQLIVKDGKIQEIYLTLSPENNNFIEIADMVSTSDILDYFQTLEININSYPEGYRTEVNLAALDWLKTVSNKLKSGYLLTIDYGYSATRYYHPNRSQGTLQCYYKHQYHNNPYLNLGNQDMTAHVNFTALEITGKSFDLQTVGFTQQGLFLMVLGLGERIANISQIEVQNAQQMQKVLQRRQALHQLIDPTGLGNFGVLIQSKGLTQSPQNPPLIGLTVP from the coding sequence ATGGATAATAATCACAATCAAGAACTTTATCAAGTAATTAGCGATCGCATCACTAACTCACCCCAAAATCGGATTACATTTGCCGAATATATGGATTTGGTTTTATATCATCCTCAGCAAGGATATTATGCCAGAAAATCCACTCAAATTGGTGCCCAAGGTGACTTTTTTACTTCTCCTCATTTAGCTCAAGATTTTGGACAACTTTTAGCTAAGCAATTCTTCCAAATGTGGGAAATATTAGGCAAACCTAACTCATTTCAGCTAGTAGAAATGGGCGCTGGGCAAGGAATTATTGCTGCTGATATTTTAACTTATTGGCAACAAGAGGAGCCAGAGTTTTGGCAAGTTTTAGAATATATTATTATTGAAAAATCTCCCCAAATGCAGGTTCAGCAGCAAAAGCTTTTACAGCCTTTTTGCCAAAAAACACAATGGTTAGACTGGCAAGATATTCTAGATAATCAAATTACAGGTTGCTGCTTTTCTAATGAGTTAGTTGATGCTTTTCCGGTACATCAATTAATCGTTAAAGATGGCAAAATCCAAGAAATATATCTTACTTTATCCCCAGAAAATAACAATTTTATCGAAATTGCTGATATGGTTTCCACTTCAGATATATTAGATTATTTTCAAACTTTAGAAATCAATATAAATTCTTATCCAGAAGGATACCGGACTGAAGTTAATTTAGCTGCTCTAGATTGGTTAAAAACTGTATCAAATAAGTTGAAATCTGGTTACCTGCTAACTATTGATTACGGATATTCAGCAACTCGTTACTATCACCCAAATCGTTCTCAAGGGACATTACAGTGCTATTACAAACATCAATATCATAATAATCCTTATCTCAACTTAGGCAATCAAGATATGACTGCTCATGTCAATTTTACAGCTTTAGAAATAACCGGAAAAAGTTTTGATTTACAAACAGTTGGATTTACTCAACAAGGGTTATTTTTGATGGTATTAGGATTAGGAGAACGCATCGCTAATATTTCTCAAATAGAAGTCCAAAATGCTCAACAGATGCAAAAAGTTTTACAACGTCGTCAAGCTTTACATCAACTGATAGATCCGACAGGATTAGGAAACTTTGGGGTATTAATACAAAGTAAAGGTTTAACACAGTCGCCACAAAACCCGCCACTAATAGGGTTGACAGTACCTTAA
- a CDS encoding Dyp-type peroxidase, protein MPKLQEGIYYDRGQKPAQCFSIIFLRAQTDATAPQVAELFGKLWQTYQDLKRGVVADLPGVELPPSGLTVLVGYGPKAFSLPQANRTLPQALQARNQFRSSLQGGGNPILVGSQLRYLQGLSKNLATEEIAVQFIGDTPLSVNRPILETWKILQDNTDPATGTATLSLSGIFTGFNREDGRSWIDFHDGISNLKSGNPRLQVVEIKPQTAGGDDWTIGGTYLTFLRLQVDLPVWRKLSRLDQELLVGRDKLTGCPITSLNPAGNPISETGCPFVGTKDILASGNEDFREPPQAVSDQIKQSHVQRANQLKSGNLSDPDSLRIFRQGYEFLETSANGWSFGLNFVSFQDTPARVIQMLSRTSWLKDVNFGGDPNTQPPGTSGLLSVEAAGIYLVPPVVETEKFPGESIFLRATNS, encoded by the coding sequence ATGCCCAAGTTGCAAGAGGGAATTTATTACGATCGAGGACAAAAACCTGCCCAATGTTTTAGTATCATTTTCCTACGCGCTCAAACAGATGCTACTGCACCCCAAGTTGCCGAATTATTTGGCAAATTATGGCAAACATACCAAGATTTGAAGCGCGGTGTAGTGGCAGATCTTCCTGGGGTGGAATTACCACCTAGTGGATTGACTGTTTTAGTCGGTTATGGTCCCAAAGCCTTTAGTTTGCCGCAAGCCAATAGAACTCTACCCCAAGCCTTACAAGCCAGAAACCAATTCCGTTCTTCCTTACAAGGGGGAGGAAACCCGATTTTAGTTGGTTCCCAATTACGTTACTTGCAAGGCTTATCTAAAAACCTAGCGACGGAAGAAATAGCCGTTCAATTTATTGGCGATACTCCCCTATCTGTCAACCGTCCAATTTTAGAAACCTGGAAAATATTGCAAGATAATACCGATCCAGCCACAGGTACAGCCACCTTATCTCTCAGTGGTATCTTTACTGGCTTCAATCGGGAAGATGGACGCAGTTGGATTGACTTCCACGATGGGATTTCCAATTTAAAGAGTGGCAATCCTCGCCTTCAAGTGGTGGAAATCAAACCCCAGACAGCAGGAGGAGACGACTGGACAATAGGGGGCACTTATTTAACGTTTTTGCGCCTACAAGTTGATTTACCTGTGTGGAGGAAACTATCTCGCCTAGATCAAGAACTATTAGTTGGAAGAGATAAACTTACAGGTTGTCCGATTACCAGTTTAAATCCTGCCGGAAATCCCATATCTGAAACTGGCTGTCCATTTGTGGGAACCAAAGACATTTTAGCTTCAGGAAATGAAGATTTTCGGGAACCACCACAAGCAGTCAGCGACCAAATTAAACAAAGTCATGTCCAGCGCGCCAATCAACTCAAGAGTGGCAATTTAAGCGACCCTGATTCCTTAAGGATTTTCCGTCAAGGGTACGAATTTTTAGAAACATCAGCTAACGGATGGTCTTTTGGGTTAAATTTCGTCAGTTTTCAAGATACGCCAGCGCGGGTAATTCAAATGCTATCTCGTACTAGCTGGTTAAAAGATGTCAATTTTGGTGGAGATCCCAACACCCAACCTCCTGGAACTTCGGGACTTTTGAGTGTAGAAGCCGCAGGAATTTATCTAGTTCCCCCAGTAGTAGAAACGGAAAAGTTTCCTGGGGAAAGTATTTTTTTAAGAGCGACTAATTCTTGA
- a CDS encoding J domain-containing protein, with product MSNSVFANTHYGLLGLHPSASPIEIRRAYRELSKRYHPDTTDLPAKVATVKFQQLNEAYGTLSNPQRRLAYDHQIGYSRISVMQVSPDWQRPPAKTPTYRSSSAYLDPSDRPLSPGEIFALLIMGGTLLLCLLLAITIGLTRGPLMESGVVSFNSLF from the coding sequence ATGTCGAATAGTGTTTTTGCTAATACTCACTATGGTTTATTAGGGTTACATCCTTCGGCTTCCCCGATTGAAATTCGTCGTGCTTATCGAGAACTCAGTAAGCGCTATCATCCAGATACCACAGATCTACCTGCTAAAGTGGCTACGGTCAAGTTTCAGCAACTAAATGAGGCTTATGGGACGTTAAGTAACCCTCAGCGCCGTTTGGCTTATGACCACCAAATAGGTTACTCTCGCATTAGTGTGATGCAAGTGTCTCCAGATTGGCAACGTCCACCTGCGAAGACTCCGACTTACCGCAGTTCTTCGGCTTATCTCGATCCGAGCGATCGCCCGTTGTCTCCTGGGGAAATCTTTGCTTTACTAATTATGGGTGGAACTTTGTTACTTTGTCTGTTGCTGGCGATCACCATTGGCTTGACGAGAGGACCCCTAATGGAGTCAGGAGTCGTTTCTTTCAATTCTTTATTTTGA
- a CDS encoding DUF3143 domain-containing protein produces MELPAPETPLYSHTLPQIEMWLTEQGCQQDPQSLNSWRIEAQKWQAELVLEIEELVVCYLDTGEQGDDLYRSFRYSLSRQDIQDAVFAGP; encoded by the coding sequence ATGGAACTTCCTGCACCCGAAACACCTTTATATAGTCATACGTTACCCCAAATAGAAATGTGGTTGACAGAACAAGGTTGTCAACAAGATCCTCAGAGTTTAAATAGTTGGCGCATTGAAGCCCAAAAGTGGCAGGCTGAATTAGTTTTAGAAATTGAAGAATTAGTAGTTTGCTATTTGGATACTGGAGAACAAGGTGACGATCTTTACCGTTCTTTTCGCTATTCTTTAAGTCGTCAAGATATACAAGATGCTGTATTTGCTGGACCTTAA